One window of the Ictidomys tridecemlineatus isolate mIctTri1 chromosome 11, mIctTri1.hap1, whole genome shotgun sequence genome contains the following:
- the Plch2 gene encoding 1-phosphatidylinositol 4,5-bisphosphate phosphodiesterase eta-2 isoform X5 gives MAEPGAPGGLTRDQVERCMSSMQEGTQMVKLRGGSKGLVRFYYLDEHRSCLRWRPSRKNEKAKISIDSIQEVSEGRQSEIFQRYPDGSFDPNCCFSIYHGSHRESLDLVSPSGEEARTWVTGLRYLMAGISDEDSLARRQRTRDQWLKQTFDEADKNRDGSLSIGEVLQLLHKLNVNLPRQRVKQMFREADTDDCQGTLGFEEFCAFYKMMSTRRDLYLLMLTYSNHKDHLDATDLQRFLEVEQKMKGVTLESCRDIIEQFEPCPENKSKGVLGIDGFTNYTRSPAGDIFNPEHHGVHQDMTRPLSHYFITSSHNTYLVGDQLMSQSRVDMYAWVLQAGCRCVEVDCWDGPDGEPIVHHGYTLTSKILFRDVIETINKYAFVKNEYPVILSIENHCSVVQQKKMAQYLTDILGDKLDLSSVSSEDATKLPSPQMLKGKILVKGKKLPANISEDAEAGEVSDEDSADEIDDDCKLLDGDASTNRKRVENIAKRKLDSLIKESKIRDCEDPNDFTISTLSPSGRPRHKAEAKKSKAEEDTESGEDAGASRRNSRLLMSSFSKRKKKGSKLKKAASVEEGDEDLDSPGSQSRGTARQKKTMQLSRALSDLVKYTKSVGTHDVETEVVSSWQVSSFSETKAHQILQQKPEQYLRFNQHQLSRIYPSSYRVDSSNYNPQPFWNAGCQMVALNYQSEGRMLQLNRAKFSANGSCGYVLKPQCMCQGVFNPNSEDPLPGQLKKQLALRIISGQQLPKPRDSMLGDRGEIIDPFVEVEVIGLPVDCSKEQTRVVDDNGFNPMWEETLVFTVHMPEIALVRFLVWDHDPIGRDFIGQRTLAFSSMLPGYRHVYLEGMEEASIFVHVAVSDISGKVKQALGLKGLFLRGPKPGSLDSHAAGQPPPRPSVSQRLLRRTASAPTKSQKPGRRGFPELALGTQDTGSEGAADDVVPPSPGPAPEALVCEGPSSSSPRDARPFSGQRSVSPLCSLETIAEEPVLGPGPPPQAAGPTSSRREGPQSPAGPGAKVASTPRTALGASEPLQLRTRHEGDREEPPREPRHGGASRACPGSPVGQTHSKSHPQALGHLPMVRRAKSEGQVLLEPLGPWRPLAGPSPTPAMHSDATSSDRLWQRLEPGSHRDSVSSSSSMSSSDTVIDLSLPSLGLGRSRESLTGGLLGRLPPRPCSASATRPDRPPVTKSKSNPNLRAVSQRPPVSDELRPRPLAPRPPGLHARSPWGRLTLVGLQDCPAAAKSKSLGDLTADDFGPSSEGSSCSLSRSLGAPGRAGQEVQPDALTEQLRWLVGCGQAGDIASPTALGPAGEGSVGAPGFLRRSSSRSQSRVRAIASRARQAQERQQRMRSLGQRGPPEERGTPEGACSVGPEGFMDIPAPSKGALEQVSSAADGLLLLRF, from the exons ATGGCAGAGCCCGGGGCCCCCGGCGGGCTCACCCGGGACCAAG TGGAGCGGTGCATGAGCAGCATGCAGGAGGGCACCCAGATGGTGAAGCTCCGAGGCGGCTCCAAGGGCCTGGTCCGCTTCTACTACCTCGACGAGCATCGCTCCTGCCTCCGCTGGCGGCCCTCACGCAAGAACGAGAAGGCCAAGA TCTCCATCGACTCCATCCAGGAGGTGAGCGAGGGGCGGCAGTCGGAGATCTTCCAGCGCTACCCCGACGGCAGCTTCGACCCCAACTGCTGCTTCAGCATCTACCATGGCAGCCACCGGGAGTCGCTGGACCTGGTCTCGCCCAGTGGCGAGGAGGCACGCACCTGGGTGACCGGCCTGCGTTACCTCATGGCTGGCATTAGTGACGAGGACAGCTTGGCCCGCCGCCAGCGCACCAGGGACC AGTGGCTGAAGCAGACGTTCGACGAGGCGGACAAGAACCGGGACGGCAGCCTGAGCATCGGCGAGGTGCTGCAGCTGCTGCACAAGCTCAACGTGAACCTGCCCCGGCAGCGCGTGAAGCAGATGTTCAGG GAAGCGGATACAGATGACTGCCAGGGAACGCTGGGATTCGAGGAGTTCTGTGCTTTCTACAAGATGATGTCCACCCGCCGGGACCTCTACCTCCTCATGCTGACCTACAGTAACCACAAGGACCACCTGGACGCTACCGACCTACAGCGCTTCCTGGAGGTGGAGCAGAAG ATGAAGGGTGTGACGCTCGAGAGCTGCCGGGACATCATTGAGCAGTTTGAACCCTGCCCAGAGAACAAGAGCAAGGGGGTGCTGGGTATTGATG GTTTCACCAACTACACGCGGAGCCCGGCGGGCGACATCTTCAACCCGGAGCACCACGGAGTTCACCAGGACATGACGCGGCCGCTCAGCCACTACTTCATCACCTCCTCCCACAACACCTACCTCGTGGGCGACCAGCTCATGTCCCAGTCCCGGGTGGACATGTATGCCTGGGTCCTGCAGGCCGGCTGCCGTTGCGTGGAGG TGGACTGTTGGGACGGGCCTGACGGGGAGCCCATCGTGCACCACGGCTACACTCTGACCTCCAAGATCCTCTTCAGAGATGTCATCGAAACCATCAACAAATACGCCTTCGTGAAGAATGA GTATCCAGTGATCCTGTCCATCGAGAACCACTGTAGTGTCGTCCAGCAGAAGAAGATGGCCCAGTACCTGACTGACATCCTCGGGGACAAGCTGGACCTGTCATCAGTCAGCAGTGAGGACGCTACCAAGCTTCCTTCTCCGCAGATGCTCAAGGGCAAGATCCTGGTGAAG GGCAAGAAGCTCCCAGCCAACATCAGTGAGGATGCAGAGGCCGGTGAGGTGTCGGACGAGGACAGTGCCGACGAGATTGACGATGACTGCAAGCTCCTGGATGGGGAT GCCTCCACCAATCGGAAGCGTGTGGAAAACATCGCTAAGAGGAAACTGGACTCTCTAATCAAGGAGTCCAAGATCCGGGACTGTGAGGACCCCAACGACTTCACCATCTCCACACTGTCCCCATCTGGGAGACCCAGGCACAAAGCAGAGGCCAAAAAG AGCAAGGCCGAGGAGGACACGGAGTCTGGGGAGGACGCCGGGGCCAGCAGACGCAACAGCCGCCTCCTCATGAGCAGCTTCTCTAAGCGCAAG AAAAAGGGCAGCAAACTAAAGAAGGCAGCCAGCGTGGAGGAGGGGGACGAGGACCTGGACTCCCCAGGAAGCCAGAGCCGAGG GACAGCCCGGCAGAAGAAGACCATGCAGCTGTCCCGGGCCCTCTCGGACCTGGTGAAATACACCAAGTCCGTGGGCACCCACGACGTGGAGACGGAGG TGGTGTCCAGCTGGCAGGTGTCATCCTTCAGCGAGACCAAGGCCCACCAGATCCTGCAGCAGAAGCCGGAGCAGTACCTGCGCTTCAACCAGCACCAGCTCTCCCGCATCTACCCCTCCTCCTACCGGGTCGACTCCAGCAACTACAATCCGCAGCCCTTCTGGAACGCAGGCTGCCAGATGG TGGCCCTGAATTACCAGTCAGAGGGGCGGATGCTGCAGCTGAACCGGGCCAAGTTCAGTGCCAACGGCagctgtggctacgtgctcaagCCCCAGTGCATGTGCCAGG GCGTCTTCAACCCCAACTCTGAGGATCCCCTGCCCGGGCAGCTCAAGAAGCAACTGGCCCTGAGGATCATCAGTGGGCAGCAGCTCCCCAAGCCGCGGGACTCGATGCTGGGTGATCGCGGGGAG ATCATTGACCCCTTCGTGGAGGTGGAGGTCATTGGGCTCCCTGTGGACTGCAGCAAGGAGCAGACCCGAGTGGTGGACGACAATG GGTTCAACCCCATGTGGGAAGAGACCCTGGTGTTCACCGTGCACATGCCCGAGATCGCACTGGTCCGCTTCCTCGTCTGGGACCATGATCCCATCGGGCGAGACTTCATTGGCCAAAGGACACTGGCCTTCAGCAGCATGCTGCCAG GCTACCGGCACGTGTACCTGGAAGGGATGGAAGAGGCCTCCATCTTTGTGCACGTGGCTGTCAGTGACATCAGTGGTAAG GTCAAGCAGGCTCTGGGCCTAAAAGGCCTATTCCTCCGAGGCCCAAAGCCAGGCTCACTGGACAGTCATGCTGCTGGGCAGCCCCCACCCCGGCCCTCCGTTAGCCAGCGGCTCCTGCGGCGCACGGCCAGTGCTCCAACCAAGAGCCAGAAGCCGGGCCGCAGGGGCTTCCCGGAGCTGGCCCTGGGCACGCAGGACACCGGCTCCGAGGGGGCAGCTGACGACGTGGTAcctcccagccctggccctgctcccgaGGCCTTGGTGTGTGAGGGTCCCAGCAGTAGCAGCCCGCGAG ATGCTCGCCCCTTCTCTGGGCAGCGGTCAGTCTCCCCTCTGTGCAGCCTGGAAACCATTGCCGAGGAGCCGGTCCTGGGCCCTGGCCCCCCACCACAGGCAGCTGGCCCCACCAGCTCCCGCAGGGAAGGGCCCCAGTCCCCTGCGGGACCTGGAGCCAAAGTGGCCAGCACACCACGGACTGCTCTGGGAGCCTCTGAGCCCCTACAGCTCAGAACCAGGCATGAAGGGGACCGCGAAGAGCCCCCCAGGGAGCCGCGCCATGGTGGTGCCAGCAGGGCATGCCCAGGGTCCCCTGTCGGCCAGACGCACAGCAAGAGCCACCCCCAAGCCCTGGGTCACCTGCCCATGGTCAGAAGAGCCAAGAGTGAGGGCCAGGTGCTGCTGGAGCCCCTGGGTCCCTGGCGGCCCCTGGCCGGGCCCTCCCCGACCCCAGCCATGCACTCAGACGCCACCAGCAGTGACCGGCTGTGGCAGCGGCTGGAGCCAGGCAGCCACCGTGACAGTGTGTCCTCGTCGTCCAGCATGTCTTCCAGCGACACGGTCATCGACCTCTCCCTGCCAAGCCTGGGCCTGGGCCGCAGCCGTGAGAGCCTCACTGGGGGCCTGCTTGGACGTCTGCCCCCAAGGCCCTGCTCAGCCTCAGCCACTCGCCCTGACCGGCCTCCTGTGACCAAGAGCAAATCGAACCCCAACCTGCGGGCCGTGAGTCAGCGGCCTCCTGTGTCTGACGAGCTGCGACCCCGGCCCCTGGCCCCACGCCCGCCTGGCCTCCACGCCCGGTCACCCTGGGGCCGCCTCACCCTGGTGGGCTTGCAGGACTGCCCCGCGGCTGCCAAGTCCAAGAGCCTGGGCGACCTGACTGCCGACGACTTTGGCCCCAGCTCTGAGGGGAGCTCCTGCAGCCTGAGCCGCAGCCTGGGCGCCCCGGGCCGGGCTGGGCAGGAGGTGCAGCCGGACGCACTGACGGAGCAGCTGCGCTGGCTCGTGGGCTGCGGGCAGGCTGGGGACATCGCATCACCCACGGCTCTGGGCCCAGCTGGGGAGGGGTCAGTGGGGGCTCCGGGCTTCTTGCGGAGGTCCTCCTCCCGAAGCCAGAGTCGCGTGCGAGCCATTGCCAGCAGGGCCCGCCAGGCCCAGGAGCGGCAACAGCGGATGCGGAGCCTGGGCCAGAGGGGCCCCCCGGAGGAGCGGGGCACCCCCGAAGGCGCCTGCTCCGTGGGCCCCGAAGGCTTCATGGACATACCCGCCCCCTCCAAGGGCGCCCTGGAGCAGGTGTCCAGTGCGGCCGATGGCTTGCTCCTGCTGAGGTTCTGA
- the Plch2 gene encoding 1-phosphatidylinositol 4,5-bisphosphate phosphodiesterase eta-2 isoform X1 translates to MAADLAHVRFGLVLSDCPPRSAEAPWGQRLPGQWDWRMAHVWCQQPPPPGCLGTAQPHPFRASGGSSGCSSPFLKEADTDDCQGTLGFEEFCAFYKMMSTRRDLYLLMLTYSNHKDHLDATDLQRFLEVEQKMKGVTLESCRDIIEQFEPCPENKSKGVLGIDGFTNYTRSPAGDIFNPEHHGVHQDMTRPLSHYFITSSHNTYLVGDQLMSQSRVDMYAWVLQAGCRCVEVDCWDGPDGEPIVHHGYTLTSKILFRDVIETINKYAFVKNEYPVILSIENHCSVVQQKKMAQYLTDILGDKLDLSSVSSEDATKLPSPQMLKGKILVKGKKLPANISEDAEAGEVSDEDSADEIDDDCKLLDGDASTNRKRVENIAKRKLDSLIKESKIRDCEDPNDFTISTLSPSGRPRHKAEAKKSKAEEDTESGEDAGASRRNSRLLMSSFSKRKKKGSKLKKAASVEEGDEDLDSPGSQSRGTARQKKTMQLSRALSDLVKYTKSVGTHDVETEVVSSWQVSSFSETKAHQILQQKPEQYLRFNQHQLSRIYPSSYRVDSSNYNPQPFWNAGCQMVALNYQSEGRMLQLNRAKFSANGSCGYVLKPQCMCQGVFNPNSEDPLPGQLKKQLALRIISGQQLPKPRDSMLGDRGEIIDPFVEVEVIGLPVDCSKEQTRVVDDNGFNPMWEETLVFTVHMPEIALVRFLVWDHDPIGRDFIGQRTLAFSSMLPGKVEEQGQGDVTLCPGCPGYRHVYLEGMEEASIFVHVAVSDISGKVKQALGLKGLFLRGPKPGSLDSHAAGQPPPRPSVSQRLLRRTASAPTKSQKPGRRGFPELALGTQDTGSEGAADDVVPPSPGPAPEALVCEGPSSSSPRDARPFSGQRSVSPLCSLETIAEEPVLGPGPPPQAAGPTSSRREGPQSPAGPGAKVASTPRTALGASEPLQLRTRHEGDREEPPREPRHGGASRACPGSPVGQTHSKSHPQALGHLPMVRRAKSEGQVLLEPLGPWRPLAGPSPTPAMHSDATSSDRLWQRLEPGSHRDSVSSSSSMSSSDTVIDLSLPSLGLGRSRESLTGGLLGRLPPRPCSASATRPDRPPVTKSKSNPNLRAVSQRPPVSDELRPRPLAPRPPGLHARSPWGRLTLVGLQDCPAAAKSKSLGDLTADDFGPSSEGSSCSLSRSLGAPGRAGQEVQPDALTEQLRWLVGCGQAGDIASPTALGPAGEGSVGAPGFLRRSSSRSQSRVRAIASRARQAQERQQRMRSLGQRGPPEERGTPEGACSVGPEGFMDIPAPSKGALEQVSSAADGLLLLRF, encoded by the exons ATGGCAGCAGATCTGGCCCACGTCCGATTTGGGCTGGTGCTGTCGGACTGCCCACCGAGGTCTGCAGAGGCCCCTTGGGGACAGAGACTGCCTGGGCAGTGGGACTGGCGCATGGCTCACGTCTGGTGTCAGCAACCGCCTCCCCCTGGCTGCTTGGGGACGGCCCAGCCCCACCCCTTCCGGGCCTCTGGGGGCAGCTCTGGGTGCAGCAGTCCCTTCCTCAAG GAAGCGGATACAGATGACTGCCAGGGAACGCTGGGATTCGAGGAGTTCTGTGCTTTCTACAAGATGATGTCCACCCGCCGGGACCTCTACCTCCTCATGCTGACCTACAGTAACCACAAGGACCACCTGGACGCTACCGACCTACAGCGCTTCCTGGAGGTGGAGCAGAAG ATGAAGGGTGTGACGCTCGAGAGCTGCCGGGACATCATTGAGCAGTTTGAACCCTGCCCAGAGAACAAGAGCAAGGGGGTGCTGGGTATTGATG GTTTCACCAACTACACGCGGAGCCCGGCGGGCGACATCTTCAACCCGGAGCACCACGGAGTTCACCAGGACATGACGCGGCCGCTCAGCCACTACTTCATCACCTCCTCCCACAACACCTACCTCGTGGGCGACCAGCTCATGTCCCAGTCCCGGGTGGACATGTATGCCTGGGTCCTGCAGGCCGGCTGCCGTTGCGTGGAGG TGGACTGTTGGGACGGGCCTGACGGGGAGCCCATCGTGCACCACGGCTACACTCTGACCTCCAAGATCCTCTTCAGAGATGTCATCGAAACCATCAACAAATACGCCTTCGTGAAGAATGA GTATCCAGTGATCCTGTCCATCGAGAACCACTGTAGTGTCGTCCAGCAGAAGAAGATGGCCCAGTACCTGACTGACATCCTCGGGGACAAGCTGGACCTGTCATCAGTCAGCAGTGAGGACGCTACCAAGCTTCCTTCTCCGCAGATGCTCAAGGGCAAGATCCTGGTGAAG GGCAAGAAGCTCCCAGCCAACATCAGTGAGGATGCAGAGGCCGGTGAGGTGTCGGACGAGGACAGTGCCGACGAGATTGACGATGACTGCAAGCTCCTGGATGGGGAT GCCTCCACCAATCGGAAGCGTGTGGAAAACATCGCTAAGAGGAAACTGGACTCTCTAATCAAGGAGTCCAAGATCCGGGACTGTGAGGACCCCAACGACTTCACCATCTCCACACTGTCCCCATCTGGGAGACCCAGGCACAAAGCAGAGGCCAAAAAG AGCAAGGCCGAGGAGGACACGGAGTCTGGGGAGGACGCCGGGGCCAGCAGACGCAACAGCCGCCTCCTCATGAGCAGCTTCTCTAAGCGCAAG AAAAAGGGCAGCAAACTAAAGAAGGCAGCCAGCGTGGAGGAGGGGGACGAGGACCTGGACTCCCCAGGAAGCCAGAGCCGAGG GACAGCCCGGCAGAAGAAGACCATGCAGCTGTCCCGGGCCCTCTCGGACCTGGTGAAATACACCAAGTCCGTGGGCACCCACGACGTGGAGACGGAGG TGGTGTCCAGCTGGCAGGTGTCATCCTTCAGCGAGACCAAGGCCCACCAGATCCTGCAGCAGAAGCCGGAGCAGTACCTGCGCTTCAACCAGCACCAGCTCTCCCGCATCTACCCCTCCTCCTACCGGGTCGACTCCAGCAACTACAATCCGCAGCCCTTCTGGAACGCAGGCTGCCAGATGG TGGCCCTGAATTACCAGTCAGAGGGGCGGATGCTGCAGCTGAACCGGGCCAAGTTCAGTGCCAACGGCagctgtggctacgtgctcaagCCCCAGTGCATGTGCCAGG GCGTCTTCAACCCCAACTCTGAGGATCCCCTGCCCGGGCAGCTCAAGAAGCAACTGGCCCTGAGGATCATCAGTGGGCAGCAGCTCCCCAAGCCGCGGGACTCGATGCTGGGTGATCGCGGGGAG ATCATTGACCCCTTCGTGGAGGTGGAGGTCATTGGGCTCCCTGTGGACTGCAGCAAGGAGCAGACCCGAGTGGTGGACGACAATG GGTTCAACCCCATGTGGGAAGAGACCCTGGTGTTCACCGTGCACATGCCCGAGATCGCACTGGTCCGCTTCCTCGTCTGGGACCATGATCCCATCGGGCGAGACTTCATTGGCCAAAGGACACTGGCCTTCAGCAGCATGCTGCCAG GAAAGGtggaggagcagggacagggggacGTGACGCTGTGCCCTGGCTGCCCAGGCTACCGGCACGTGTACCTGGAAGGGATGGAAGAGGCCTCCATCTTTGTGCACGTGGCTGTCAGTGACATCAGTGGTAAG GTCAAGCAGGCTCTGGGCCTAAAAGGCCTATTCCTCCGAGGCCCAAAGCCAGGCTCACTGGACAGTCATGCTGCTGGGCAGCCCCCACCCCGGCCCTCCGTTAGCCAGCGGCTCCTGCGGCGCACGGCCAGTGCTCCAACCAAGAGCCAGAAGCCGGGCCGCAGGGGCTTCCCGGAGCTGGCCCTGGGCACGCAGGACACCGGCTCCGAGGGGGCAGCTGACGACGTGGTAcctcccagccctggccctgctcccgaGGCCTTGGTGTGTGAGGGTCCCAGCAGTAGCAGCCCGCGAG ATGCTCGCCCCTTCTCTGGGCAGCGGTCAGTCTCCCCTCTGTGCAGCCTGGAAACCATTGCCGAGGAGCCGGTCCTGGGCCCTGGCCCCCCACCACAGGCAGCTGGCCCCACCAGCTCCCGCAGGGAAGGGCCCCAGTCCCCTGCGGGACCTGGAGCCAAAGTGGCCAGCACACCACGGACTGCTCTGGGAGCCTCTGAGCCCCTACAGCTCAGAACCAGGCATGAAGGGGACCGCGAAGAGCCCCCCAGGGAGCCGCGCCATGGTGGTGCCAGCAGGGCATGCCCAGGGTCCCCTGTCGGCCAGACGCACAGCAAGAGCCACCCCCAAGCCCTGGGTCACCTGCCCATGGTCAGAAGAGCCAAGAGTGAGGGCCAGGTGCTGCTGGAGCCCCTGGGTCCCTGGCGGCCCCTGGCCGGGCCCTCCCCGACCCCAGCCATGCACTCAGACGCCACCAGCAGTGACCGGCTGTGGCAGCGGCTGGAGCCAGGCAGCCACCGTGACAGTGTGTCCTCGTCGTCCAGCATGTCTTCCAGCGACACGGTCATCGACCTCTCCCTGCCAAGCCTGGGCCTGGGCCGCAGCCGTGAGAGCCTCACTGGGGGCCTGCTTGGACGTCTGCCCCCAAGGCCCTGCTCAGCCTCAGCCACTCGCCCTGACCGGCCTCCTGTGACCAAGAGCAAATCGAACCCCAACCTGCGGGCCGTGAGTCAGCGGCCTCCTGTGTCTGACGAGCTGCGACCCCGGCCCCTGGCCCCACGCCCGCCTGGCCTCCACGCCCGGTCACCCTGGGGCCGCCTCACCCTGGTGGGCTTGCAGGACTGCCCCGCGGCTGCCAAGTCCAAGAGCCTGGGCGACCTGACTGCCGACGACTTTGGCCCCAGCTCTGAGGGGAGCTCCTGCAGCCTGAGCCGCAGCCTGGGCGCCCCGGGCCGGGCTGGGCAGGAGGTGCAGCCGGACGCACTGACGGAGCAGCTGCGCTGGCTCGTGGGCTGCGGGCAGGCTGGGGACATCGCATCACCCACGGCTCTGGGCCCAGCTGGGGAGGGGTCAGTGGGGGCTCCGGGCTTCTTGCGGAGGTCCTCCTCCCGAAGCCAGAGTCGCGTGCGAGCCATTGCCAGCAGGGCCCGCCAGGCCCAGGAGCGGCAACAGCGGATGCGGAGCCTGGGCCAGAGGGGCCCCCCGGAGGAGCGGGGCACCCCCGAAGGCGCCTGCTCCGTGGGCCCCGAAGGCTTCATGGACATACCCGCCCCCTCCAAGGGCGCCCTGGAGCAGGTGTCCAGTGCGGCCGATGGCTTGCTCCTGCTGAGGTTCTGA